A single window of Gambusia affinis linkage group LG18, SWU_Gaff_1.0, whole genome shotgun sequence DNA harbors:
- the ccdc149a gene encoding coiled-coil domain-containing protein 149-A isoform X3: MQSSKRSESDWQGLVSEFLVCKRKLESKKEALLILSKELDTCQQERDQYKLMANQLRERHQGLKKKYRELIDGDPSLPPEKRNQVNLGQLLRDSRDRVRQLTEDVKDLTQRLAEAQGDNKLLRMTITRQRLGDEEMEEMEHAIKALMDELQDVKAERVVFREKADRLNVELNHILGNHESRIIDVDALCMENRYLHDRLSQLQEEVNLLKSNIMKYKTALERRKNSSTYGRSNSVPLTGVLSAKQVQEMLLEEQGCSLPATPQSISDLKSLATALLETIHEKNLVIQHQRHTNRILGNRVADLERKLKTLEVSGLWSLPGTRDNMVLNENLQPELPPMCATSLPNTQPLKDDRSSHESSWECRTAGSDLGTDGASREDAPALLSSADPFAGVETDGIDGREGEIMTLRDDSEPEDERSPVEEAGREEEGAEDEELGSSVEEGEEAALALDLRLTETKLQWLSIAQTSVRYSEVSCQDRESNDALEHEETSASIPKSQATEGQSNTEWDIHCPSAPGMI, encoded by the exons ATGCAGTCTTCTAAGAGGAGTGAGAGCGACTGGCAGGGACTAGTCAGCGAG TTCCTGGTGTGTAAACGCAAGTTGGAGAGTAAAAAGGAGGCGTTGCTCATCCTGTCCAAAGAGTTGGACACATGCCAACAGGAGAGAGACCAGTACAAGCTGATGGCCAACCAGCTGAGAGAGCGCCACCAGGGACTGAAGAAGAAGTATAGGGAACTTATT GATGGGGATCCGTCTTTGCCACCAGAAAAACGTAATCAG GTGAACCTGGGTCAGCTGTTGAGGGACTCCAGGGACCGAGTGAGGCAGCTCACCGAGGATGTGAAGGACCTCACTCAGAGGCTGGCTGAGGCCCAGGGGGACAACAAG CTGCTGAGGATGACCATCACTCGACAGAGGCTGGGAGACGAAGAG ATGGAGGAGATGGAGCACGCCATAAAAGCCTTGATGGATGAGTTGCAGGACGTTAAAGCAGAACGCGTCGTGTTCAGGGAGAAGGCTGACCGGCTAAATGTTGAACTAAACCATATTTTAGGAAATCATGAGTCACGCATCATTGATGTGGATGCACTCTGCATGGAAAACAG GTATTTACACGACCGGCTCTCACAACTACAGGAGGAGGTGAACCTGCTCAAATCAAACATCATGAAGTACAAG ACGGCCCTCGAGAGGAGAAAAAACTCCAGCACATATGGGAGATCAAACAGCGTTCCCCTTACCGGAGTGCTGTCAGCCAAACAAG tCCAGGAGATGCTCTTGGAGGAGCAGGGCTGCAGCTTACCTGCTACACCTCAGTCCATCTCTGACCTAAAGTCGCTGGCCACCGCTCTGTTGGAGACCATCCACGAGAAGAATTTGGTCATCCAACACCAGAGGCACACAAACCG GATCCTGGGAAACAGAGTTGCAGATTTGGAGAGGAAGTTAAAAACCTTGGAAGTCTCAGGATTGTGGAGTTTACCag GAACCAGGGACAATATGGTACTAAATGAAAATCTCCAGCCAGAGCTTCCTCCAATGTGTGCCACGTCTTTGCCAAACACGCAGCCCCTCAAAG ATGACAGAAGTTCACATGAATCATCTTGGGAATGCCGCACCGCTGGCAGTGACCTTGGCACAGATGGCGCCAGCAGGGAAGACGCACCTGCACTGCTCAGCAGCGCGGATCCTTTCGCAGGCGTGGAGACGGATGGGATTGACGGGAGAGAGGGAGAAATCATGACCCTGAGAGACGATTCAGAGCCGGAGGATGAACGGAGTCCGGTGGAGGAGGCAGGGCGCGAAGAGGAGGGAGCCGAGGATGAGGAGCTGGGTTCCTCTGTGGAGGAAGGGGAGGAAGCCGCTCTGGCACTGGATCTCCGTCTGACTGAAACGAAGCTTCAGTGGCTTTCCATCGCACAGACTTCTGTCAGATATTCAGAGGTTTCCTGCCAGGACAGGGAGTCCAATGATGCACTTGAACATGAAGAAACCTCGGCATCGATTCCAAAGAGTCAGGCCACAGAGGGACAGAGTAACACTGAGTGGGACATTCACTGTCCATCTGCACCTGGCATGATCTAA
- the ccdc149a gene encoding coiled-coil domain-containing protein 149-A isoform X2, whose product MLLLSIWNQQFLVCKRKLESKKEALLILSKELDTCQQERDQYKLMANQLRERHQGLKKKYRELIDGDPSLPPEKRNQVNLGQLLRDSRDRVRQLTEDVKDLTQRLAEAQGDNKLLRMTITRQRLGDEEVGVRHFPAHEREDLVSQLERAGRQMEEMEHAIKALMDELQDVKAERVVFREKADRLNVELNHILGNHESRIIDVDALCMENRYLHDRLSQLQEEVNLLKSNIMKYKTALERRKNSSTYGRSNSVPLTGVLSAKQVQEMLLEEQGCSLPATPQSISDLKSLATALLETIHEKNLVIQHQRHTNRILGNRVADLERKLKTLEVSGLWSLPGTRDNMVLNENLQPELPPMCATSLPNTQPLKDDRSSHESSWECRTAGSDLGTDGASREDAPALLSSADPFAGVETDGIDGREGEIMTLRDDSEPEDERSPVEEAGREEEGAEDEELGSSVEEGEEAALALDLRLTETKLQWLSIAQTSVRYSEVSCQDRESNDALEHEETSASIPKSQATEGQSNTEWDIHCPSAPGMI is encoded by the exons ATGCTCCTCTTGTCCATATGGAACCAGCAG TTCCTGGTGTGTAAACGCAAGTTGGAGAGTAAAAAGGAGGCGTTGCTCATCCTGTCCAAAGAGTTGGACACATGCCAACAGGAGAGAGACCAGTACAAGCTGATGGCCAACCAGCTGAGAGAGCGCCACCAGGGACTGAAGAAGAAGTATAGGGAACTTATT GATGGGGATCCGTCTTTGCCACCAGAAAAACGTAATCAG GTGAACCTGGGTCAGCTGTTGAGGGACTCCAGGGACCGAGTGAGGCAGCTCACCGAGGATGTGAAGGACCTCACTCAGAGGCTGGCTGAGGCCCAGGGGGACAACAAG CTGCTGAGGATGACCATCACTCGACAGAGGCTGGGAGACGAAGAGGTGGGGGTCCGACACTTTCCCGCACATGAACGAGAGGACTTGGTTTCTCAGCTAGAAAGAGCAGGGCGACAG ATGGAGGAGATGGAGCACGCCATAAAAGCCTTGATGGATGAGTTGCAGGACGTTAAAGCAGAACGCGTCGTGTTCAGGGAGAAGGCTGACCGGCTAAATGTTGAACTAAACCATATTTTAGGAAATCATGAGTCACGCATCATTGATGTGGATGCACTCTGCATGGAAAACAG GTATTTACACGACCGGCTCTCACAACTACAGGAGGAGGTGAACCTGCTCAAATCAAACATCATGAAGTACAAG ACGGCCCTCGAGAGGAGAAAAAACTCCAGCACATATGGGAGATCAAACAGCGTTCCCCTTACCGGAGTGCTGTCAGCCAAACAAG tCCAGGAGATGCTCTTGGAGGAGCAGGGCTGCAGCTTACCTGCTACACCTCAGTCCATCTCTGACCTAAAGTCGCTGGCCACCGCTCTGTTGGAGACCATCCACGAGAAGAATTTGGTCATCCAACACCAGAGGCACACAAACCG GATCCTGGGAAACAGAGTTGCAGATTTGGAGAGGAAGTTAAAAACCTTGGAAGTCTCAGGATTGTGGAGTTTACCag GAACCAGGGACAATATGGTACTAAATGAAAATCTCCAGCCAGAGCTTCCTCCAATGTGTGCCACGTCTTTGCCAAACACGCAGCCCCTCAAAG ATGACAGAAGTTCACATGAATCATCTTGGGAATGCCGCACCGCTGGCAGTGACCTTGGCACAGATGGCGCCAGCAGGGAAGACGCACCTGCACTGCTCAGCAGCGCGGATCCTTTCGCAGGCGTGGAGACGGATGGGATTGACGGGAGAGAGGGAGAAATCATGACCCTGAGAGACGATTCAGAGCCGGAGGATGAACGGAGTCCGGTGGAGGAGGCAGGGCGCGAAGAGGAGGGAGCCGAGGATGAGGAGCTGGGTTCCTCTGTGGAGGAAGGGGAGGAAGCCGCTCTGGCACTGGATCTCCGTCTGACTGAAACGAAGCTTCAGTGGCTTTCCATCGCACAGACTTCTGTCAGATATTCAGAGGTTTCCTGCCAGGACAGGGAGTCCAATGATGCACTTGAACATGAAGAAACCTCGGCATCGATTCCAAAGAGTCAGGCCACAGAGGGACAGAGTAACACTGAGTGGGACATTCACTGTCCATCTGCACCTGGCATGATCTAA
- the ccdc149a gene encoding coiled-coil domain-containing protein 149-A isoform X1 — translation MQSSKRSESDWQGLVSEFLVCKRKLESKKEALLILSKELDTCQQERDQYKLMANQLRERHQGLKKKYRELIDGDPSLPPEKRNQVNLGQLLRDSRDRVRQLTEDVKDLTQRLAEAQGDNKLLRMTITRQRLGDEEVGVRHFPAHEREDLVSQLERAGRQMEEMEHAIKALMDELQDVKAERVVFREKADRLNVELNHILGNHESRIIDVDALCMENRYLHDRLSQLQEEVNLLKSNIMKYKTALERRKNSSTYGRSNSVPLTGVLSAKQVQEMLLEEQGCSLPATPQSISDLKSLATALLETIHEKNLVIQHQRHTNRILGNRVADLERKLKTLEVSGLWSLPGTRDNMVLNENLQPELPPMCATSLPNTQPLKDDRSSHESSWECRTAGSDLGTDGASREDAPALLSSADPFAGVETDGIDGREGEIMTLRDDSEPEDERSPVEEAGREEEGAEDEELGSSVEEGEEAALALDLRLTETKLQWLSIAQTSVRYSEVSCQDRESNDALEHEETSASIPKSQATEGQSNTEWDIHCPSAPGMI, via the exons ATGCAGTCTTCTAAGAGGAGTGAGAGCGACTGGCAGGGACTAGTCAGCGAG TTCCTGGTGTGTAAACGCAAGTTGGAGAGTAAAAAGGAGGCGTTGCTCATCCTGTCCAAAGAGTTGGACACATGCCAACAGGAGAGAGACCAGTACAAGCTGATGGCCAACCAGCTGAGAGAGCGCCACCAGGGACTGAAGAAGAAGTATAGGGAACTTATT GATGGGGATCCGTCTTTGCCACCAGAAAAACGTAATCAG GTGAACCTGGGTCAGCTGTTGAGGGACTCCAGGGACCGAGTGAGGCAGCTCACCGAGGATGTGAAGGACCTCACTCAGAGGCTGGCTGAGGCCCAGGGGGACAACAAG CTGCTGAGGATGACCATCACTCGACAGAGGCTGGGAGACGAAGAGGTGGGGGTCCGACACTTTCCCGCACATGAACGAGAGGACTTGGTTTCTCAGCTAGAAAGAGCAGGGCGACAG ATGGAGGAGATGGAGCACGCCATAAAAGCCTTGATGGATGAGTTGCAGGACGTTAAAGCAGAACGCGTCGTGTTCAGGGAGAAGGCTGACCGGCTAAATGTTGAACTAAACCATATTTTAGGAAATCATGAGTCACGCATCATTGATGTGGATGCACTCTGCATGGAAAACAG GTATTTACACGACCGGCTCTCACAACTACAGGAGGAGGTGAACCTGCTCAAATCAAACATCATGAAGTACAAG ACGGCCCTCGAGAGGAGAAAAAACTCCAGCACATATGGGAGATCAAACAGCGTTCCCCTTACCGGAGTGCTGTCAGCCAAACAAG tCCAGGAGATGCTCTTGGAGGAGCAGGGCTGCAGCTTACCTGCTACACCTCAGTCCATCTCTGACCTAAAGTCGCTGGCCACCGCTCTGTTGGAGACCATCCACGAGAAGAATTTGGTCATCCAACACCAGAGGCACACAAACCG GATCCTGGGAAACAGAGTTGCAGATTTGGAGAGGAAGTTAAAAACCTTGGAAGTCTCAGGATTGTGGAGTTTACCag GAACCAGGGACAATATGGTACTAAATGAAAATCTCCAGCCAGAGCTTCCTCCAATGTGTGCCACGTCTTTGCCAAACACGCAGCCCCTCAAAG ATGACAGAAGTTCACATGAATCATCTTGGGAATGCCGCACCGCTGGCAGTGACCTTGGCACAGATGGCGCCAGCAGGGAAGACGCACCTGCACTGCTCAGCAGCGCGGATCCTTTCGCAGGCGTGGAGACGGATGGGATTGACGGGAGAGAGGGAGAAATCATGACCCTGAGAGACGATTCAGAGCCGGAGGATGAACGGAGTCCGGTGGAGGAGGCAGGGCGCGAAGAGGAGGGAGCCGAGGATGAGGAGCTGGGTTCCTCTGTGGAGGAAGGGGAGGAAGCCGCTCTGGCACTGGATCTCCGTCTGACTGAAACGAAGCTTCAGTGGCTTTCCATCGCACAGACTTCTGTCAGATATTCAGAGGTTTCCTGCCAGGACAGGGAGTCCAATGATGCACTTGAACATGAAGAAACCTCGGCATCGATTCCAAAGAGTCAGGCCACAGAGGGACAGAGTAACACTGAGTGGGACATTCACTGTCCATCTGCACCTGGCATGATCTAA
- the ccdc149a gene encoding coiled-coil domain-containing protein 149-A isoform X4 gives MQSSKRSESDWQGLVSEFLVCKRKLESKKEALLILSKELDTCQQERDQYKLMANQLRERHQGLKKKYRELIDGDPSLPPEKRNQVNLGQLLRDSRDRVRQLTEDVKDLTQRLAEAQGDNKLLRMTITRQRLGDEEVGVRHFPAHEREDLVSQLERAGRQMEEMEHAIKALMDELQDVKAERVVFREKADRLNVELNHILGNHESRIIDVDALCMENRYLHDRLSQLQEEVNLLKSNIMKYKTALERRKNSSTYGRSNSVPLTGVLSAKQVQEMLLEEQGCSLPATPQSISDLKSLATALLETIHEKNLVIQHQRHTNRILGNRVADLERKLKTLEVSGLWSLPGLTYHVSVGIGIFFEEHMVSA, from the exons ATGCAGTCTTCTAAGAGGAGTGAGAGCGACTGGCAGGGACTAGTCAGCGAG TTCCTGGTGTGTAAACGCAAGTTGGAGAGTAAAAAGGAGGCGTTGCTCATCCTGTCCAAAGAGTTGGACACATGCCAACAGGAGAGAGACCAGTACAAGCTGATGGCCAACCAGCTGAGAGAGCGCCACCAGGGACTGAAGAAGAAGTATAGGGAACTTATT GATGGGGATCCGTCTTTGCCACCAGAAAAACGTAATCAG GTGAACCTGGGTCAGCTGTTGAGGGACTCCAGGGACCGAGTGAGGCAGCTCACCGAGGATGTGAAGGACCTCACTCAGAGGCTGGCTGAGGCCCAGGGGGACAACAAG CTGCTGAGGATGACCATCACTCGACAGAGGCTGGGAGACGAAGAGGTGGGGGTCCGACACTTTCCCGCACATGAACGAGAGGACTTGGTTTCTCAGCTAGAAAGAGCAGGGCGACAG ATGGAGGAGATGGAGCACGCCATAAAAGCCTTGATGGATGAGTTGCAGGACGTTAAAGCAGAACGCGTCGTGTTCAGGGAGAAGGCTGACCGGCTAAATGTTGAACTAAACCATATTTTAGGAAATCATGAGTCACGCATCATTGATGTGGATGCACTCTGCATGGAAAACAG GTATTTACACGACCGGCTCTCACAACTACAGGAGGAGGTGAACCTGCTCAAATCAAACATCATGAAGTACAAG ACGGCCCTCGAGAGGAGAAAAAACTCCAGCACATATGGGAGATCAAACAGCGTTCCCCTTACCGGAGTGCTGTCAGCCAAACAAG tCCAGGAGATGCTCTTGGAGGAGCAGGGCTGCAGCTTACCTGCTACACCTCAGTCCATCTCTGACCTAAAGTCGCTGGCCACCGCTCTGTTGGAGACCATCCACGAGAAGAATTTGGTCATCCAACACCAGAGGCACACAAACCG GATCCTGGGAAACAGAGTTGCAGATTTGGAGAGGAAGTTAAAAACCTTGGAAGTCTCAGGATTGTGGAGTTTACCag GCTTGACCTACCACGTATCTGTGGGAATTGGGA TCTTTTTCGAGGAGCATATGGTGTCAGCCTAA